A stretch of the Archangium violaceum genome encodes the following:
- a CDS encoding ATP-binding protein, which produces MSADKAGAAGSGPEHAGSVLQRKLSLVDLLDPVTFGDVVDSLGELYRVGIRVLDERGRTLADAKGSNGDFCGFVNASGDGRALCSALLTRLSEGPLTPTQGAQVLPGSSPLGGELLTQPCFSGLRYVVMPVLWEGDVLGRVVFGPFAPEALGDLSSMLGEVRGLELGRAHELVAHVRRVPDSKMMKMLAHFGQVMAALLAAGQKSYLAGQLHLEAMLETQRELESQNAQLLRLNQRLKEADRMKSSFLGTVSHELRTPLASIIGYSEMLCEGLVGSLNPEQTQFVRTIIDKGNTLLKLISSILDMSQIEAGKVRLAFEWVDVQEVVESALTSVSPQAQRKGLTVNVQLPAVVQPRVVADREKLRQVVVNLLANAVKFTPAGGQVEVRLSELGSQVELGVAGYRIEVEDTGVGIPEDQRERIFQSFYQVDDSPTREYGGAGLGLAIVKSYVEGHGGQVAVRSELGRGSCFRVVLPKEPPQSGQGPAFIPPPIDMDPDPDRF; this is translated from the coding sequence ATGAGCGCCGACAAAGCGGGCGCCGCGGGGAGCGGACCGGAGCACGCCGGCTCGGTGCTCCAGCGCAAGTTGTCGCTGGTGGACCTGTTGGACCCGGTCACCTTCGGGGACGTGGTGGACAGCCTCGGCGAGCTGTACCGGGTGGGCATCCGGGTACTGGACGAGCGGGGCCGGACGCTGGCGGACGCGAAGGGGAGCAACGGGGACTTCTGTGGCTTCGTCAACGCGAGTGGCGACGGGCGGGCCCTCTGTTCCGCCCTGCTGACGCGGCTGAGCGAGGGGCCGCTGACGCCCACGCAGGGCGCGCAGGTGCTGCCCGGGTCGAGCCCCCTGGGAGGCGAGCTGCTGACGCAGCCCTGCTTCAGCGGACTGCGCTATGTGGTGATGCCGGTGCTGTGGGAGGGGGACGTGCTGGGGCGCGTCGTCTTCGGGCCCTTCGCTCCCGAGGCGCTGGGCGACCTGTCCTCCATGCTGGGCGAGGTGCGGGGGCTGGAGCTGGGGCGGGCGCACGAGCTGGTGGCGCACGTGCGGCGCGTGCCCGACTCCAAGATGATGAAGATGCTGGCCCACTTCGGCCAGGTGATGGCGGCGCTGCTGGCGGCCGGGCAGAAGTCCTACCTGGCGGGGCAGCTGCACCTCGAGGCGATGCTGGAGACGCAGCGCGAGCTGGAGTCGCAGAACGCCCAGCTGCTGCGGCTCAACCAGCGGTTGAAGGAGGCCGACCGCATGAAGTCCAGCTTCCTGGGCACGGTGAGCCACGAGCTGCGCACGCCGCTGGCCTCCATCATCGGATACTCGGAGATGTTGTGCGAGGGGCTGGTGGGCTCGCTCAATCCGGAGCAGACGCAGTTCGTGCGCACCATCATCGACAAGGGCAATACGCTGCTGAAGCTCATCTCCTCCATCCTGGACATGAGTCAGATCGAGGCGGGCAAGGTGCGGCTCGCCTTCGAGTGGGTGGACGTGCAGGAGGTGGTGGAGAGCGCGCTCACCAGCGTGTCACCCCAGGCGCAGCGCAAGGGGCTGACGGTGAATGTCCAGCTGCCCGCGGTGGTGCAGCCGAGGGTGGTGGCGGACCGGGAGAAGCTGCGGCAGGTGGTGGTGAACCTGCTGGCCAACGCGGTGAAGTTCACGCCGGCGGGCGGGCAGGTGGAGGTGCGGCTGTCGGAGCTGGGCTCGCAGGTGGAGCTGGGCGTGGCGGGCTACCGCATCGAGGTGGAGGACACCGGGGTGGGTATCCCGGAGGACCAGCGCGAGCGCATCTTCCAGAGCTTCTATCAGGTGGATGACAGCCCCACGCGCGAGTACGGGGGCGCGGGGCTGGGGCTGGCCATCGTGAAGAGCTACGTGGAGGGCCACGGCGGCCAGGTGGCGGTGCGCAGCGAGTTGGGCCGCGGCTCGTGCTTCCGGGTGGTGCTGCCCAAGGAGCCGCCACAGTCGGGTCAGGGGCCGGCGTTCATCCCCCCGCCCATCGACATGGACCCGGATCCCGATCGTTTCTGA
- a CDS encoding GTP-binding protein, producing MQLNHAQRELTLKIVYYGPGLSGKTTNLRCIHARARPEARGRLLSVETHEDRTLFFDLLPVFFTSSTGFKVKLKLFTVPGQVVHDATRRVVLQNADAVAFIADSRRGAAGENNAYWRKLRANMRENGLDASQVPVVIQFNKRDLPDAQTDEELEQARKRGGEPVVGAVALRGEGVMETLHELLVGAWRNLDERMRLARNIGLTEKEFLTHIFQQMDLKGTALESMYPPSGGQSR from the coding sequence GTGCAACTCAACCACGCCCAGCGCGAACTCACTCTGAAGATCGTCTACTACGGCCCTGGGCTGAGTGGGAAGACGACCAACCTGCGGTGTATCCACGCTCGGGCCCGGCCCGAGGCACGTGGCCGGTTGCTCAGCGTGGAGACGCACGAGGATCGCACCCTCTTCTTCGATCTGCTCCCGGTGTTCTTCACCAGCAGCACGGGCTTCAAGGTGAAGCTCAAGCTGTTCACGGTGCCCGGGCAGGTCGTTCACGACGCCACGCGCCGCGTGGTGCTGCAGAACGCGGACGCGGTGGCCTTCATCGCCGACAGCCGCCGCGGCGCCGCCGGGGAGAACAACGCCTACTGGCGCAAGCTCCGGGCCAACATGCGGGAGAACGGTCTGGACGCCTCTCAGGTGCCGGTGGTCATCCAGTTCAACAAGCGCGACCTGCCGGACGCGCAGACGGACGAGGAGCTGGAGCAGGCGCGCAAGCGGGGCGGGGAGCCGGTGGTGGGCGCGGTGGCGCTGCGCGGCGAGGGCGTGATGGAGACGCTGCACGAGCTCCTGGTGGGGGCGTGGCGCAACCTGGATGAGCGCATGCGGCTGGCGCGCAACATCGGTCTGACGGAGAAGGAATTCCTCACGCACATCTTCCAGCAGATGGATCTGAAGGGCACTGCCCTGGAGTCCATGTACCCGCCGTCCGGGGGGCAATCGCGATGA
- a CDS encoding GNAT family N-acetyltransferase, producing the protein MTMKRVDPGVEVGAIPVPDMANLPNDLAPAVKFSAPTDEDMASVAALRANSEPWKSRGETLEDSLKALTALRPYIHVAKVQNQLVGYVTVERDGPVPGAAYMRNIVVKPELRRRGVGMAVLNQALQVARDMFRKTIALRVDPANAPAVSFYRNAGFTTVATVVSKKSGKLRLLMSREL; encoded by the coding sequence ATGACGATGAAGCGGGTGGACCCGGGCGTGGAGGTGGGCGCGATCCCTGTGCCGGACATGGCCAACCTGCCCAACGACCTGGCGCCGGCGGTGAAGTTTTCCGCCCCGACCGATGAGGACATGGCGTCCGTGGCCGCCCTGCGCGCCAACTCGGAGCCCTGGAAGAGCCGGGGTGAGACGTTGGAGGACAGCTTGAAGGCCCTGACGGCGCTGAGGCCGTACATCCACGTGGCCAAGGTGCAGAACCAGCTGGTGGGCTACGTCACCGTGGAGCGGGATGGCCCGGTGCCGGGCGCGGCCTACATGCGCAACATCGTCGTCAAGCCGGAGCTGCGTCGCCGCGGCGTCGGGATGGCGGTGCTCAACCAGGCCCTCCAGGTCGCGCGGGACATGTTCCGCAAGACGATCGCCCTGCGAGTGGACCCGGCGAACGCGCCCGCGGTGAGCTTCTACCGCAACGCGGGCTTCACCACCGTGGCCACGGTGGTGTCCAAGAAGTCCGGCAAGCTGCGCCTGTTGATGTCGCGCGAGCTGTGA